The DNA sequence GTGAACAGGGCGGACTCGGCGGGGGCGGCCCTGAGGTCGCGGATGCGGGCCGCGGCCGCGCGGCCCGCCAGCAGCACCGCGATCGTGGTCGCCAGGGCGAGCAGGCTCAGCGTCAGCGGGATGACCGCGCCGGACGAGTCGCCGATGACGGAGCTGATCAGCGCGGGTGAACCGGCGCTGCCGACCATCAGCGCGGTCAGCATGATCGCGTTGGCCGACTGCGGGGCCGGGGTGGCCGTGGCCAGCCAGGCCAGCAGGGTCGGGATCACCGGGCCGAGCAGGATGCCCGCGACCGCGTACGCGTACGGCGCCAGGCCCGGCACGCACGCCCCGGCCAGGGCGCCGGCGGCCAGCAGGGTGCAGGTCACCACGAGCTTGCCCGGGGCGCCGCGACCGGACAGGAACGGCAGGGTGGCCCGCCCGACGGCGTGCCCGGCCCAGAACAGCCCGGTCAGCGCCGCGGCGGCGGCCACCGGGAAGCCGATCGCGACCAGATGGGTGGCCTCCCACGTGCCGATGCCGGTCTCGGTGACCGACAGCAGCAGGGCGACCAGCGCGAAGGCGGCGAACAGCGGCAGGCAGCGGTGCGCCGATCCTTCCGGGCGGCCCGGCACGCCCGATCCGCGCGTGGGCACCAGC is a window from the Catellatospora sp. TT07R-123 genome containing:
- a CDS encoding sugar MFS transporter, with amino-acid sequence MVADTRTANPPPRASKPLTAAGFILFILLGALFTSLGALLPVLRAEFGMGATAGSELVSVFRLGSLVATIACGLFARRLDGSRTMSVLVVLAVGATVTMALAPTWAAVVAAAVVAGVGFGGLVLYLNTAFAIGYGERSMLMVNLLSAAFMVGCIIGPLAVGMLTGLGRHLLLGVAGLALLCWPARGLARLVPTRGSGVPGRPEGSAHRCLPLFAAFALVALLLSVTETGIGTWEATHLVAIGFPVAAAAALTGLFWAGHAVGRATLPFLSGRGAPGKLVVTCTLLAAGALAGACVPGLAPYAYAVAGILLGPVIPTLLAWLATATPAPQSANAIMLTALMVGSAGSPALISSVIGDSSGAVIPLTLSLLALATTIAVLLAGRAAAARIRDLRAAPAESALFTGPAGA